One Malus domestica chromosome 11, GDT2T_hap1 genomic region harbors:
- the LOC103414624 gene encoding uncharacterized protein, with the protein MDKTPTNAKALLKNIAGNTRQFGGRDELPLKKVNEVMVAPKQVCGVCSMIGHATDMCPSLIDQGGLEQANVLGGFQGQQRQKYDPYSNNYNAGWRDHPHLKWNNQDNEQQSVPNNYNCLSGFFQARPQAPFQPQQQQAPSKSLEDLIASLANSTQSHQQKTDKAIENLERQMSQLASLMGQQHQPRRLPSQTVVNPNAEQMNVVTLRSGKEVFEQPRMQKRTRKDTIEQGELQTKNLEQDEASTKTEKSPKDTELNKKDSDKVSKEVQNSFNSCVPVPFPRRFMKSRKEQTDKEILDTFRKVQVNLPLLDAIKQVPKYAKFLKELCTNKRRFNDQETVALSEEVSAVLQRKLPPKLKDAGSSTIPCVIGGKEFGRALCDLGASINLMPYSVYESLNLGDLKETKVVIQLADRSNRYPKGLLEDVLVQVNELIFPADFFVLEMEHDPMPTALPLVLGRPFLRTARTKIDVYDGTLTMEIDGESVKFRIFNAMRYPSELESCLSIDVFDYFVQDCFNEGVGQDTLEKALVHSITHGNFNYSEHIEDVGDMP; encoded by the exons ATGGATAAGACACCAACTAATGCTAAGGCATTGCTAAAGAACATTGCTGGCAACACACGAcaatttggaggaagagatgagCTACCTCTTAAGAAAGTTAACGAG GTTATGGTGGCTCCAAAACAGGTGTGCGGTGTATGTTCAATGATAGGACATGCCACGGACATGTGCCCTTCGTTGATAGATCAAGGTGGTCTTGAGCAAGCTAATGTGTTAGGAGGATTTCAAGGGCAACAAAGGCAAAAgtatgatccatattccaacaacTATAACGCAGGGTGGCGCGATCATCCACACTTAAAGTGGAATAATCAAGACAATGAACAACAATCTGTTCCCAACAACTATAACTGTCTGTCTGGCTTCTTTCAAGCAAGACCGCAGGCACCATTTcagcctcaacaacaacaagctccaagtaagtctcttgaggatttaattgcttctctagctaactctactcaatctcatcaacagaaaacagacaaagcaattgaaaaccttgagcGCCAAATGAGTCAGTTAGCAAGTTTGATGGGGCAACAACACCAACCAAGAAGGTTGCCTAGCCAAACTGTGGTGAATCCAAATGCGGAGCAGATGAATGTTGTGACTTTgaggagtggaaaagaagtctTTGAGCAACCGAGGATGCAAAAAAGGACTAGAAAAGACACAATTGAGCAAGGGGAGCTACAAACCAAGAATCTTGAGCAAGATGAGGCTTCAACAAAAACTGAAAAGTCTCCTAAAGATACAGAATTGAACAAAAAAGATTCTGATAAGGTAAGTAAAGAagttcaaaattcatttaactcatgtgtccctgttccttttcctcgtaggtttatgaagTCTAGGAAAGAGCAAACAGATAAGGAAATCTTGGATACTTTCCGGAAAGTTCAAGTGAACTTACCTCTTTTAGATGCCATAAAACAAGTGCCCAAGTATGCAAAGTTCCTTAAAGAGCTTTGTACGAACAAGAGGAGATTCAATGATCAAGAAACTGTGGCATTGAGTGAGGAAGTATCAGCTGTTTTGCAGAGAAAGCTGCCACCGAAGTTGAAAGATGCCGGTAGCTCTACCATTCCATGTGTAATCGGAGGGAAAGAGTTTGGGAGAGCATTATGTGATTTGGGGGCATCCATCAATCTGATGCCATATTCAGTGTATGAGTCAttgaaccttggagacttgAAGGAAACAAAGGTAGTAATCCAGTTGGCAGATCGTTCAAATAGATATCCCAAAGGCCTATTGGAGGATGTACTTGTGCAAGTGAATGAGCTCATTTTTCCCGCTGacttttttgttcttgagatGGAACACGACCCTATGCCTACTGCACTTCCTCTTGTATTGGGAAGACCATTCCTTAGAACGGCacgtacgaagattgatgtctaCGATGGTACCTTAACCATGGAAATTGATGGGGAAAGCGTCAAGTTCAGAATCTTCAATGCTATGAGGTATCCTAGTGAATTAGAATCTTGTTTGTCTATTGATGTGTTTGACTATTTTGTGCAGGATTGTTTTAATGAAGGTGTGGGACAAGATACTTTAGAGAAGGCATTAGTGCATAGCATTACACatggaaattttaattattcagAGCACATTGAAgatgttggagatatgccctga
- the LOC108171876 gene encoding short-chain dehydrogenase/reductase 2b-like has protein sequence MGTNQEYGAETERCAVVSGANKGIGFEVVRQLASQGVVVVLTARDEKRGKEATSKLQQLGLSNVVFHQLDVLNPVSIHSLAKFIHAKFGRLDILVNNAGATGVLVSEKDLKSLDIDSTTWLSGKAVNQIQCAIKYTYEKAEECLNTNYYGVKRLTEALLPLLQLSTLGARIVNVSSLRSELKRIPSEEIRNELGDVETLTEEKVDAVLARFLHDFKQNELEANGWTMMLPAYSISKATLNAYTRILANKYPNMCINCVHPGFVNTDLNWHTGTMTVEEGAAGLVRLALIPHRGPSGCYFDRTEVADF, from the exons ATGGGAACCAATCAAGAATATGGAGCAGAGACAGAGAG ATGTGCAGTGGTTAGCGGTGCAAACAAGGGTATTGGATTTGAGGTGGTGAGGCAGCTTGCATCTCaaggggtggtggtggtgttgacAGCCAGGGATGAGAAGAGGGGAAAAGAAGCAACATCTAAGCTCCAACAGTTGGGTCTGTCAAATGTTGTCTTCCATCAACTTGATGTCTTGAATCCAGTTAGCATCCACTCCTTGGCCAAATTCATACACGCCAAATTTGGCAGGCTTGATATCTTG GTTAATAATGCTGGAGCTACTGGAGTACTGGTGTCTGAGAAAGATTTAAAATCTCTAGACATTGACTCCACAACTTGG CTTTCAGGCAAAGCAGTCAACCAAATTCAATGTGCAATTAAATACACTTATGAGAAGGCTGAGGAATGTTTGAATACAAATTACTACGGTGTTAAAAGATTAACCGAGGCTCTTCTCCCACTCTTGCAACTCTCCACTCTGGGAGCAAGAATCGTCAATGTCTCCTCCCTAAGGAGTGAACTCAAG AGGATACCAAGTGAAGAGATAAGAAATGAGCTCGGGGATGTAGAAACATTGACAGAGGAGAAAGTGGATGCAGTTTTGGCAAGATTTCTGCATGATTTTAAACAAAACGAACTCGAAGCGAATGGATGGACAATGATGCTGCCTGCATATAGCATTTCCAAGGCCACCCTCAATGCTTACACTAGAATCCTTGCCAACAAGTACCCAAACATGTGCATCAACTGTGTGCATCCTGGCTTTGTCAATACAGACCTCAATTGGCATACAGGGACCATGACTGTCGAAGAAGGGGCTGCCGGTCTGGTCAGGTTGGCTCTTATACCCCATAGAGGCCCTTCCGGCTGCTATTTCGATCGAACTGAAGTCGCAGACTTTTAA